A section of the Pan paniscus chromosome 11, NHGRI_mPanPan1-v2.0_pri, whole genome shotgun sequence genome encodes:
- the LOC100968305 gene encoding ubiquitin-conjugating enzyme E2 variant 1 — protein MLLWAQTTYENRTHSLKIECRPKTPKNTYLCKIVTKINTNGVDSCNVVVDPKAILVLAKGQNSHSIIVVLQELWHLVMSKADIKLPQPPEGQCCSNSSKRKTTGPSFPPFDLTGLHFPQ, from the coding sequence ATGCTACTTTGGGCTCAGACAACTTATGAAAACAGAACACACAGTCTTAAAATAGAATGTAGACCTAAAACACCTAAAAACACTTACCTTTGTAAGATTGtaacaaaaattaatacaaatggaGTTGATAGCTGTAATGTAGTGGTGGACCCAAAAGCCATATTAGTACTAGCAAAAGGGCAGAATTCACACAGTATCATAGTTGTTCTGCAAGAGCTTTGGCACCTAGTCATGTCCAAAGCAGATATAAAACTCCCTCAGCCACCTGAAGGACAGTGTTGCAGCaattcatcaaaaagaaaaaccacaggcCCTTCTTTCCCTCCATTCGATTTAACTGGTCTTCATTTTCCACAGTAG